A DNA window from Pseudomonas resinovorans NBRC 106553 contains the following coding sequences:
- a CDS encoding DUF2523 family protein, whose product MGAIFQFFSALLAKISAVASWLLLVVKRVFDDLWNIVTDLACWVLESVLGLASTALSTIDAPFDPQTYYGMLPPDVVNMLGVIGITQALTMIVGALVVRFLLQTIPFVRWGS is encoded by the coding sequence ATGGGCGCCATATTCCAGTTTTTTAGTGCATTGCTGGCCAAGATATCGGCGGTTGCCAGTTGGTTGCTTCTAGTGGTTAAACGGGTTTTTGATGATCTATGGAATATCGTTACCGATCTTGCCTGCTGGGTCCTGGAGAGCGTTCTTGGTCTGGCGTCTACGGCGTTGTCCACTATCGATGCGCCGTTTGATCCTCAAACGTATTACGGAATGCTCCCGCCTGATGTTGTGAACATGCTGGGCGTTATTGGTATTACTCAGGCGCTGACTATGATTGTCGGCGCCTTGGTAGTCCGCTTCCTGCTGCAAACGATTCCGTTTGTTCGCTGGGGGTCCTGA
- a CDS encoding phage/plasmid replication protein, II/X family, whose amino-acid sequence MIDWTSLFIELNHAPLRSGAVICVEADGTIAWETPRKMQVRGSHESSMHVRSVGGDGKGNATHLYIDGNPSKWLQGHNLVGSDDLLALVWDVFARVCGIFRLESTDFERQKVRAGQYRVTRIDYNRMFELPSRADVRSWLRAGEFKCKSRHGRPVHDRGTLTFGKGSTHWRITCYCKADEISGKGSHKLAEEFHSIPEIHEFIDNKLRVELRLLSKKLKALDLEYGHKLTPAALWAQYRHFIGELDMSEQIELNSQQLLELPNKLRATYVLWKQGHDLFTMLSKPTYYRHRKELLTLGIDINIRCDRRDDTNVIPMIRVLEAKPAAIPSFFFEKNLVHFSTRRAQA is encoded by the coding sequence ATGATCGACTGGACGTCACTTTTCATCGAGCTAAACCACGCCCCTCTCCGTAGTGGCGCGGTGATATGTGTCGAGGCTGATGGGACCATCGCCTGGGAAACCCCTCGCAAGATGCAGGTGAGGGGTTCTCACGAGTCGTCGATGCATGTTCGAAGCGTAGGCGGGGACGGCAAAGGCAATGCAACTCACCTCTATATCGATGGAAACCCTTCCAAGTGGCTTCAAGGCCACAACCTTGTTGGTTCGGATGACTTGCTCGCTCTCGTTTGGGATGTTTTCGCCAGGGTCTGCGGGATATTTCGACTTGAATCTACTGACTTTGAACGTCAGAAAGTTAGGGCAGGGCAGTACCGTGTTACCCGCATCGACTATAACCGCATGTTTGAACTTCCCAGCCGGGCGGATGTTCGCTCCTGGTTGCGAGCTGGTGAGTTCAAGTGCAAGTCTCGACATGGACGGCCCGTTCATGATCGCGGAACTCTGACGTTCGGAAAAGGAAGTACTCACTGGCGCATTACCTGCTATTGCAAAGCCGATGAGATTTCCGGTAAGGGTTCTCATAAGTTGGCGGAAGAGTTCCATTCCATTCCTGAGATTCACGAATTCATTGATAACAAGCTTCGCGTTGAACTTCGGTTGCTGTCCAAGAAGCTTAAAGCTTTAGACCTGGAATATGGTCACAAACTCACCCCGGCGGCTCTATGGGCTCAGTACCGCCATTTCATAGGGGAACTTGATATGTCTGAGCAAATTGAGTTGAACAGTCAGCAGCTTCTTGAGCTGCCGAATAAGCTTCGCGCAACGTATGTTCTTTGGAAGCAAGGGCATGATTTGTTCACCATGCTTTCGAAGCCAACCTATTATCGCCATCGCAAAGAACTTCTTACCCTGGGTATTGATATCAATATCCGTTGTGATCGTCGCGACGATACTAACGTCATCCCGATGATTCGCGTTCTGGAAGCTAAGCCAGCGGCTATTCCTTCCTTCTTCTTTGAAAAGAACCTTGTTCACTTCTCCACCAGAAGGGCTCAAGCATGA
- a CDS encoding DUF1254 domain-containing protein has product MKLSLPISRLALAVALGMPLGAGSLLAAQTVERTPASATASASVAEKAQEEQAYQVGMQAYTWGWPAVSLHNRRLAMRQVPKPGLLGGILPVAPINRLSMLTDYLDAGQRYVLTPNQDVVYGQTFLDLSKEPVIVQVPDFGSRYWVLHCMDAYTEVFAAPSSRIHSKAGFYMVVGPDWQGEKPANVVDVLRAPTNLAWLVPRIFMDDTAADREAIQPLVNQMNAYPLSAFDGKAKPVNWRELPKFPAPAQGKGEVRWVKDENFWADLAAVLAENKPRPGEVGLTESFRRVLEQAGNNPAVQRGLDRALADGSRLLDAGFSYSIQPNKFGNHWAADLTAGAFGTDYLRRAWVAKAYIATNKPDDALYIGTDYDGQGMRLQGQQRYSLTFPAGQLPPANAFWSLSSYDGEHFFEPNPINRFSIGTKNKDLKKNPDGSLTLYVQQQSPGADKEANWLPSPKGDFSLLLRLYGPGEQVVCLGYSDDFHEEVAAISDTGAYRALFQLGRPEHEAVGRWIGAVLVPTLHDYHRVPDAAPHRDALSYAGRRIGVVRWQGEVWVAWRDLPAFMASGKEVSA; this is encoded by the coding sequence ATGAAGCTCTCGCTACCGATTTCACGCCTCGCCCTGGCCGTTGCCCTGGGCATGCCGCTGGGCGCCGGCTCGCTACTGGCGGCCCAGACCGTCGAACGCACACCTGCCAGCGCAACGGCGTCGGCCAGCGTGGCCGAGAAGGCGCAGGAAGAGCAGGCCTACCAGGTGGGCATGCAGGCCTATACCTGGGGCTGGCCTGCCGTGAGCCTGCACAATCGGCGCCTGGCCATGCGCCAGGTCCCCAAGCCGGGCCTGCTGGGCGGCATCCTGCCGGTGGCGCCGATCAACCGGCTCAGCATGCTCACCGACTACCTGGATGCCGGGCAGCGCTACGTCCTGACTCCCAACCAGGATGTGGTCTACGGCCAGACCTTCCTCGATCTCAGCAAGGAGCCGGTGATCGTGCAGGTGCCGGATTTCGGCTCGCGCTACTGGGTCCTGCATTGCATGGACGCCTACACGGAGGTGTTCGCCGCACCGAGTTCGCGCATTCACTCCAAGGCGGGCTTCTACATGGTGGTCGGCCCCGACTGGCAGGGTGAAAAGCCGGCCAACGTGGTGGACGTGCTGCGTGCCCCCACCAACCTGGCCTGGCTGGTGCCGCGCATCTTCATGGACGACACGGCCGCCGATCGCGAGGCGATCCAGCCGCTGGTGAACCAGATGAACGCCTATCCCCTCAGCGCGTTCGACGGCAAGGCCAAGCCGGTGAACTGGCGCGAGCTGCCGAAGTTCCCGGCGCCCGCCCAGGGCAAGGGCGAAGTGCGCTGGGTAAAGGATGAGAACTTCTGGGCCGACCTGGCCGCCGTACTGGCCGAGAACAAGCCGCGACCGGGGGAGGTGGGGCTGACCGAGAGCTTCAGGCGCGTGCTGGAGCAGGCCGGGAACAATCCCGCCGTGCAACGCGGCCTGGACCGCGCCCTGGCGGACGGCTCCCGCCTGCTGGACGCGGGCTTCTCCTACAGCATCCAGCCCAACAAGTTCGGCAACCACTGGGCCGCCGACCTCACCGCCGGCGCCTTTGGCACCGACTACCTGCGCCGGGCCTGGGTGGCCAAGGCCTATATCGCCACCAACAAGCCGGACGACGCGCTCTACATCGGCACCGACTACGACGGCCAGGGCATGCGCCTGCAGGGGCAGCAGCGCTACAGCCTAACCTTCCCGGCCGGGCAACTGCCGCCTGCGAATGCGTTCTGGTCGCTGTCTTCCTACGACGGCGAGCACTTCTTCGAGCCGAATCCGATCAACCGCTTCTCCATTGGCACCAAGAACAAGGACCTGAAGAAGAACCCGGATGGCTCCCTGACCCTCTACGTCCAGCAGCAGTCCCCCGGCGCCGACAAGGAAGCCAACTGGCTGCCGAGTCCCAAGGGTGATTTCAGCCTGTTGCTGCGCCTCTACGGGCCGGGTGAACAGGTGGTGTGCCTCGGCTACAGCGATGACTTCCATGAAGAGGTTGCGGCCATCAGCGATACCGGCGCCTACAGGGCGCTGTTCCAGTTAGGCAGGCCTGAGCACGAGGCCGTCGGCCGATGGATCGGCGCAGTGCTGGTGCCGACGCTGCATGACTATCACCGGGTGCCGGATGCGGCGCCGCACCGGGACGCGCTGAGCTATGCAGGTCGGCGAATTGGCGTGGTGCGCTGGCAGGGTGAAGTCTGGGTGGCCTGGCGGGATTTGCCGGCCTTCATGGCCAGTGGCAAGGAGGTGTCGGCATGA
- a CDS encoding DUF1254 domain-containing protein has translation MGFRLSALALLCAANLANAAEQPHPIQPPPVELIRADRVEPGERPAQKVLYRARQLDAYSIGVQAYVYGWPAVENYRVCSRLLDPAFRHHAPLNSFRHETGPADDQYKLFVTPNGDLLYSQACLDLSQEPLVLHVPDTGDMRYWTAQVTDAYTETVANISKRSVGNRAGDYALVGPGWKGELPKGVTAVPVATHTGFILLRTFFEDRQDLEKRTRVVQRQFTLEPLSAYVSGKDWKAPELPADDRRRAVPADEQALSTSLEFFRILNRAMADAGPRPGEEALWAMFRRIGVGPGLPFDPEKLDSATREALQKAVADGWQLVQDRSATARTKVVNGWGVPQPDQPVGAFGYDYLQRAGLAHRGIYSNTADEYAAMAGIADTEARPLDGNQRYVLHFAKGDFPKVEAYWGLTIYRLPERLFYPNPASRWTLNSVDKGLQYNPDGSLDVLIQREAPAGREANWLPSPDGPFQLIVRAYRAEDPAIFVGDWAPPAIRRID, from the coding sequence ATGGGATTCCGACTTTCGGCCCTGGCCCTGCTGTGTGCGGCCAACCTGGCCAATGCCGCCGAACAACCCCATCCGATCCAGCCCCCGCCGGTGGAACTCATCCGCGCCGATCGCGTGGAGCCGGGCGAGCGGCCCGCGCAGAAGGTGCTCTACCGCGCCCGCCAGCTGGACGCCTATTCCATCGGCGTGCAGGCCTATGTCTACGGCTGGCCGGCCGTTGAGAACTATCGCGTGTGTTCGCGCCTGCTGGACCCGGCGTTCCGCCACCACGCGCCGCTGAACAGCTTCCGCCACGAAACCGGCCCCGCCGATGACCAGTACAAGCTCTTCGTCACCCCCAATGGCGACCTGCTGTACTCCCAGGCTTGCCTGGATCTCAGCCAGGAGCCGCTGGTCCTCCATGTGCCCGACACGGGCGACATGCGCTACTGGACCGCGCAAGTCACCGACGCCTACACCGAGACGGTCGCCAATATCTCCAAGCGTTCGGTGGGCAACCGTGCCGGCGACTATGCCCTGGTAGGGCCGGGCTGGAAGGGTGAGTTGCCCAAGGGCGTGACCGCCGTGCCGGTGGCTACCCACACCGGCTTCATCCTACTGCGCACCTTCTTCGAGGACCGCCAGGACCTGGAGAAACGCACCCGCGTCGTGCAGCGGCAGTTCACCCTCGAACCGCTGTCCGCCTATGTGTCCGGCAAGGACTGGAAAGCCCCCGAACTGCCGGCGGATGACCGGCGCCGCGCGGTCCCCGCCGACGAACAGGCACTGTCCACTTCGCTGGAGTTCTTCCGTATCCTCAACCGCGCCATGGCCGATGCCGGTCCGCGTCCCGGCGAGGAAGCCCTGTGGGCGATGTTCCGTCGCATCGGTGTCGGCCCGGGCCTGCCGTTCGATCCCGAGAAGCTCGACAGCGCCACCCGGGAAGCCCTGCAGAAAGCGGTGGCCGATGGTTGGCAACTGGTCCAGGACCGCTCGGCCACGGCCCGAACCAAAGTGGTGAACGGCTGGGGCGTTCCGCAGCCCGACCAACCCGTGGGGGCGTTCGGCTACGACTACCTGCAGCGCGCTGGGCTTGCCCATCGCGGCATCTACTCCAACACCGCCGACGAATACGCGGCCATGGCGGGCATCGCCGATACCGAGGCGCGCCCGCTGGATGGCAACCAGCGCTACGTGCTGCATTTCGCCAAGGGCGACTTCCCGAAGGTGGAAGCCTACTGGGGCCTGACCATCTACCGCTTGCCCGAGCGGCTGTTCTATCCCAACCCGGCCAGCCGCTGGACCCTCAACAGCGTGGACAAGGGCCTGCAGTACAACCCCGATGGCTCGCTGGACGTGCTCATCCAGCGGGAGGCGCCGGCAGGACGCGAGGCCAACTGGCTACCCAGCCCGGACGGCCCGTTCCAGCTGATCGTCCGTGCCTACCGTGCCGAGGACCCGGCGATCTTCGTGGGTGACTGGGCGCCACCGGCCATTCGACGCATCGACTGA
- a CDS encoding glucose 1-dehydrogenase: MKRLQDKICLVTGAASGIGLAIAQAYLREGATVLMTDLDADKGEVEAERLRGAGLNALFQQHDVTDEMRWTQVMETVKERWGRLDVLVNNAGIAILADVETLTLAQWRKTNAVNLDAVFIGTQQAIAAMKGQGGSIINVASIEGFIGEPMVPSYNASKGGVRIFTRSAAAHCARKGYPVRINNLCPGYAATAMISGGLEEMGGDVAAQFSGYLQQRIPMGRLATPDEIAKAALFLASDDSSYMTGSDLVVDGGYLAQ, translated from the coding sequence ATGAAACGCCTGCAAGACAAGATCTGCCTGGTCACCGGCGCCGCCAGCGGTATCGGCCTGGCCATTGCCCAAGCCTACCTGCGTGAGGGGGCCACGGTGCTCATGACCGACCTCGACGCGGACAAGGGCGAAGTCGAAGCCGAACGTCTGCGTGGCGCGGGGCTGAATGCGCTGTTTCAGCAGCACGACGTCACCGACGAAATGCGCTGGACCCAGGTGATGGAAACCGTGAAAGAGCGCTGGGGACGCCTCGATGTGCTGGTGAACAACGCCGGCATCGCCATCCTCGCTGATGTGGAAACCCTCACCCTGGCCCAATGGCGCAAGACCAACGCGGTGAACCTGGACGCCGTGTTCATCGGCACCCAGCAGGCCATCGCGGCCATGAAGGGGCAGGGCGGTTCGATCATCAACGTGGCGTCCATCGAAGGCTTCATCGGCGAACCCATGGTGCCGTCCTACAACGCCAGCAAGGGCGGCGTGCGCATCTTCACCCGGTCGGCGGCCGCGCATTGCGCGCGCAAGGGCTACCCGGTGCGCATCAACAACCTCTGCCCGGGCTACGCCGCCACCGCGATGATTTCCGGCGGCCTGGAAGAAATGGGCGGCGATGTGGCCGCGCAGTTCTCCGGCTACCTGCAACAGCGCATCCCCATGGGCCGCCTGGCGACCCCGGACGAGATCGCCAAGGCGGCGCTGTTCCTCGCCTCCGACGACTCCAGCTACATGACCGGCAGCGACCTGGTGGTGGATGGGGGCTACCTGGCGCAGTGA
- a CDS encoding NmrA family NAD(P)-binding protein produces the protein MKKTVTVYGATGVAGSACVDEMLDQGLFNVQVLLRQGQDRDRSTLGARGDSDKQALYARWRERGVKLIEADVASHASLIPALRGTDYLVSCAPYAATESQYALIYAAREAGVERFVPSEYGFIYEWEQFWPNDTEHRAMARQKAFIRRVIELAGLDYTIIPAGLWIEYYMLEPVAVMGDGNTRMAWSSGHDVGRIIPHVLAHPASRNAVCPVAATTYCTWNELLEARERILGRTVERHYLGAEQWLAAYAAQPPGPIKTVMAIGVAATQCPEGMPLWANWNGLHLPEFKGTPLDELFPGYIEPFVAAMGASLKI, from the coding sequence ATGAAAAAGACCGTAACTGTGTACGGCGCCACGGGTGTCGCCGGCAGTGCCTGTGTCGACGAGATGCTGGATCAGGGACTGTTCAATGTGCAGGTGCTCCTGCGCCAGGGGCAGGACCGTGACCGCTCGACACTGGGAGCCCGTGGCGATTCGGACAAGCAGGCGCTCTATGCACGCTGGCGTGAACGGGGGGTGAAGCTGATAGAGGCGGATGTGGCCTCCCACGCCTCGCTGATTCCGGCGCTCCGGGGCACCGACTATCTGGTGTCCTGCGCGCCCTATGCAGCCACCGAGAGCCAGTACGCGCTGATCTACGCGGCCCGCGAGGCCGGGGTGGAGCGTTTCGTACCGTCCGAGTACGGCTTCATCTACGAGTGGGAGCAGTTCTGGCCGAACGATACCGAACACCGTGCGATGGCGCGCCAGAAGGCCTTCATCCGCCGTGTCATCGAGCTGGCCGGGCTGGATTACACCATCATCCCGGCCGGTCTCTGGATCGAGTACTACATGCTCGAACCGGTGGCGGTGATGGGGGACGGCAACACCAGGATGGCCTGGTCCAGCGGCCATGACGTGGGACGCATCATTCCCCACGTGTTGGCCCATCCGGCATCGCGCAATGCGGTCTGCCCGGTGGCGGCTACCACCTACTGCACCTGGAACGAGCTGCTGGAGGCACGCGAACGCATTCTCGGGCGGACGGTCGAGCGCCACTACCTGGGCGCCGAGCAGTGGCTGGCCGCCTATGCCGCGCAACCGCCGGGCCCGATCAAGACCGTGATGGCCATCGGCGTTGCGGCGACCCAATGCCCCGAGGGCATGCCGCTGTGGGCCAACTGGAATGGCCTGCACCTGCCCGAGTTCAAGGGCACGCCACTGGATGAGCTGTTCCCCGGCTACATCGAACCCTTCGTGGCGGCCATGGGTGCCAGCCTGAAAATCTGA
- a CDS encoding glucose 1-dehydrogenase has protein sequence MTHYLEQIRLDGKVALVSGAARGLGAEIAEALLQAGASVMLTDVLDTLGAETAQRLAGTYGDRAAFQRHDVTREEDWVAAIAATVECFGGLDILVNNAGIETAALVAECELAEFQRTMAINVDGVFLGIKHALRVMRPGGASGRGGSIINLSSVAGLIGMPSLTAYCTAKGAVRLMTKATAVESAKLGYGVRINSVHPAIIKTDMGANVVNNLVRVGLAPDAASADAFVESLHPLGYGQPRDVASAVLYLASPASGWMTGAELVLDGGASAC, from the coding sequence ATGACTCACTATCTCGAACAGATTCGCCTGGACGGCAAGGTCGCCCTGGTGAGCGGCGCGGCGCGCGGCCTCGGCGCGGAAATCGCCGAGGCGCTGCTGCAGGCCGGCGCCAGTGTGATGCTGACCGACGTGCTCGACACCCTCGGCGCCGAGACGGCGCAGCGCCTGGCCGGCACCTACGGTGACCGCGCCGCTTTCCAGCGTCACGACGTCACCCGCGAGGAGGACTGGGTGGCCGCCATCGCGGCCACCGTCGAATGCTTCGGTGGCCTCGACATCCTGGTCAACAACGCCGGCATCGAAACCGCAGCCCTGGTGGCCGAGTGCGAGCTGGCGGAATTCCAGCGGACCATGGCGATCAACGTCGACGGCGTGTTCCTCGGCATCAAGCATGCACTGCGCGTGATGCGTCCGGGCGGTGCCAGCGGGCGCGGCGGCTCGATCATCAACCTGTCTTCCGTGGCGGGCCTGATCGGCATGCCGAGCCTGACGGCCTATTGCACCGCCAAGGGTGCCGTGCGCCTGATGACCAAGGCCACCGCCGTCGAGTCGGCCAAGCTCGGCTACGGCGTACGGATCAACTCCGTGCACCCGGCGATCATCAAGACCGACATGGGCGCCAACGTGGTGAACAACCTCGTCCGCGTAGGCCTTGCGCCGGACGCAGCCAGCGCCGACGCCTTTGTCGAGTCCTTGCACCCGTTGGGCTATGGCCAGCCGCGCGATGTGGCCTCGGCGGTGCTCTACCTGGCCAGCCCGGCTTCGGGCTGGATGACCGGCGCCGAGCTGGTCCTCGACGGTGGCGCTTCGGCCTGCTGA
- a CDS encoding trans-acting enoyl reductase family protein: protein MTQTRNVLVYGASGYTGKLVAESLAQRDIPFYMAGRTLSRLETALGVVEERHGKKVDAALVSVGHDFRELVDLIQRLEIKVLINNVGPFMQLAWPVVEACLEAGCHYLDTTGEQDWTAAIGEKYGAAFAAKGLLLCPANSFMWAAGAMAAEVVLETPGIDSLDICYQIDNGLPSEASTKSFLRMVCNDVSQYYLEQNQLKAWPNDVAHLVSLPYRNAILRAHPWGGACEPIWFKDDPRVRNCKVLTAIGEHMIDGVIAAIKAFNAAAPGMSQDEREEWTNRMGDQMDSGEPPKDSLDVQRGVIVVHGQGRQITTSYVMNLSAAYTWTGDICAEGAERLLNGQLKAVGFQSPAKAFGHRELIQRFHERGFCSALPA, encoded by the coding sequence ATGACCCAAACTCGCAACGTTCTCGTCTACGGCGCCAGTGGCTACACCGGCAAGCTGGTGGCCGAATCCCTCGCCCAGCGTGACATTCCCTTCTACATGGCCGGCCGTACCCTGTCGCGCCTGGAGACCGCGCTGGGTGTGGTCGAGGAACGCCATGGCAAGAAGGTCGATGCCGCGCTGGTGAGCGTCGGCCACGATTTCCGCGAACTGGTGGACCTGATCCAGCGCCTGGAGATCAAGGTGCTGATCAACAACGTCGGCCCCTTCATGCAACTGGCCTGGCCCGTTGTCGAGGCCTGCCTGGAAGCTGGTTGCCACTACCTGGATACCACCGGCGAGCAGGACTGGACCGCCGCCATTGGCGAGAAGTACGGCGCCGCCTTCGCCGCTAAGGGCCTGCTGCTGTGCCCGGCCAACTCCTTCATGTGGGCCGCCGGCGCCATGGCCGCCGAGGTGGTGCTGGAAACCCCCGGTATCGACAGCCTGGATATCTGCTACCAGATCGACAACGGCCTGCCGTCCGAGGCGTCCACCAAGTCCTTCCTGCGCATGGTCTGCAACGACGTGTCCCAGTACTACCTGGAGCAGAACCAGCTCAAGGCCTGGCCCAACGATGTGGCCCACCTGGTGTCCCTGCCGTACCGCAACGCCATCCTCCGCGCCCATCCCTGGGGCGGCGCCTGCGAGCCGATCTGGTTCAAGGACGACCCTCGCGTGCGCAACTGCAAGGTGCTGACCGCCATCGGCGAGCACATGATCGACGGCGTGATCGCCGCCATCAAAGCCTTCAACGCCGCCGCACCGGGCATGAGCCAGGACGAGCGCGAGGAGTGGACCAACCGCATGGGCGACCAGATGGATTCCGGTGAACCGCCGAAGGACTCCCTCGACGTCCAGCGTGGCGTGATCGTGGTGCACGGCCAGGGTCGCCAGATCACCACCAGCTACGTGATGAACCTCTCCGCGGCCTACACCTGGACCGGCGACATCTGCGCCGAAGGCGCCGAGCGCCTGCTCAACGGCCAGCTCAAGGCGGTCGGCTTCCAGTCGCCGGCGAAGGCCTTCGGTCACCGCGAACTGATCCAGCGCTTCCACGAACGCGGCTTCTGCAGCGCACTGCCGGCCTGA
- a CDS encoding AMP-binding protein, translating into MTGYGNLDFAGLIGNRALSDPDLDVLTVENGGKSPLQVRTYRSLWQNGHRLAWGLTQLGLKPGDTFALLMANHAEFVDAMLAAAITGTIFVPIDPRAKGEKLAFFLNNARCQGVIAADYALANLLEVREQLEFNRWMVALPTGETGVGLAQAQGVSLYEAVLDRSGREHPLAALAADAPMQLIFTSGTTGDPKGIVMTHRRYCETALITDRVFGYRSDDRPYSGLSLTHANAQLVTLGASLALGLRCVLSRRFSKSRLWDICREFGCTSFTLLGGMTTAVYAEPGKPDDADNPVRFVVSAGMPKAIWSEFEQRFGVQILEFYGAAEGGLTINPVGVGPKGSIGKPVPNLRHRIVDEAGNDCAPGEPGELLFQAVDGSPFKVEYFGNPAASARKCAEGWLHMGDVVVADADGWLYFQYRKGSGIRRNGDFINGAFIEKAIAECPDVDDVYVYGIPASSGVPGEKDVVAALVPKDPAAFDAQRIFRICREKLEANFVPSYLQVLQQIPKTASEKPQDRFLLEALEQDPASVHREAR; encoded by the coding sequence ATGACCGGCTACGGCAACCTCGACTTTGCCGGCCTGATCGGCAATCGCGCGCTGAGCGATCCCGACCTGGATGTGCTGACCGTCGAGAATGGCGGCAAGAGCCCGTTGCAGGTGCGCACCTACCGGAGCCTGTGGCAGAACGGCCATCGCCTGGCCTGGGGCCTGACCCAGCTGGGCCTGAAGCCGGGCGACACCTTTGCGTTGCTGATGGCCAACCACGCCGAGTTCGTCGATGCGATGCTTGCGGCGGCCATCACCGGCACCATCTTCGTGCCGATCGATCCGCGCGCCAAAGGCGAAAAGCTGGCCTTCTTCCTGAACAACGCCCGCTGCCAGGGCGTGATCGCGGCCGACTATGCGCTGGCGAACCTGCTGGAGGTGCGCGAGCAGCTGGAGTTCAACCGCTGGATGGTCGCCTTGCCCACCGGGGAAACCGGTGTCGGCCTGGCACAGGCCCAAGGCGTGAGCCTGTACGAGGCGGTACTGGACAGGAGCGGCCGGGAGCATCCCCTGGCGGCGCTTGCCGCCGACGCACCCATGCAGCTGATCTTCACCTCCGGCACCACCGGCGATCCCAAGGGCATCGTCATGACCCACCGGCGTTATTGCGAAACGGCGCTGATCACCGACCGCGTCTTCGGCTACCGCAGCGACGACCGTCCGTACTCCGGCCTGTCGCTGACCCACGCCAACGCGCAACTGGTGACGCTGGGCGCATCGCTGGCGCTTGGCCTGCGTTGCGTGTTGTCGCGGCGTTTCAGCAAGTCGCGCCTGTGGGATATCTGCCGTGAGTTCGGTTGCACCAGCTTCACCCTGCTGGGCGGCATGACCACGGCGGTCTACGCCGAACCGGGCAAGCCGGACGATGCCGACAACCCGGTACGTTTCGTGGTGTCGGCCGGCATGCCGAAGGCCATCTGGAGCGAGTTCGAGCAGCGCTTCGGTGTGCAGATCCTGGAGTTCTACGGTGCCGCTGAGGGTGGCCTGACCATCAATCCGGTCGGCGTGGGGCCCAAGGGCAGCATCGGCAAGCCCGTCCCCAACTTGCGCCACCGCATCGTCGACGAAGCCGGTAACGACTGCGCACCGGGGGAACCGGGCGAGCTGCTGTTCCAGGCGGTGGATGGCAGCCCCTTCAAGGTGGAGTACTTCGGCAACCCCGCCGCGTCAGCCAGAAAGTGCGCAGAGGGCTGGCTGCACATGGGGGATGTGGTCGTGGCCGACGCGGACGGCTGGCTGTACTTCCAGTACCGCAAGGGCAGCGGCATCCGCCGCAACGGCGACTTCATCAACGGCGCGTTCATCGAGAAGGCCATCGCCGAATGCCCGGACGTGGACGACGTGTACGTCTACGGCATCCCCGCCAGCAGCGGCGTACCCGGCGAGAAGGACGTGGTCGCCGCCCTGGTGCCCAAAGACCCCGCTGCCTTCGATGCCCAGCGCATTTTCCGCATCTGCCGCGAAAAGCTCGAAGCCAACTTCGTGCCCAGCTACCTGCAGGTGCTGCAACAGATACCCAAGACCGCTTCCGAGAAACCGCAGGACCGCTTCCTGCTGGAGGCCCTGGAACAAGACCCCGCCAGCGTTCACCGCGAAGCGCGTTGA